A region of the Myxococcus stipitatus DSM 14675 genome:
ACCCGGAGCGAAGCGTCCCACCGGACTCGGACATGGCGCGCGAAAGCGCCCCCCGCGTCAGAACGCGGGAACCACCGCACCACCGTAGTTCGCCTCGATGAACTTGCGCACCTCGGCGGACTGGAGCGCCTTGAGCAGCACGCGGACCTCGGGGCGGGCATCGTCGCCCTTCCGGACCACGATCACGTTGGCGTACGGGTTGCGCGCGGAGGACTCGCTGGCCAGCACCTTGGCGTCGAGCTTCAGGTGCTTCTGCGCCTCCAGGAAGTAGTTTCCGTTGATGACTGCGGCGGCCACGTCCTCCAGCGTGCGAGGCTGTTGCTCGGCATCAATCTCCCGCAGCTCCAGCTTGCGCGGGTTGCCCACCACGTCCTGCACGGTGGCGGCGGCCCCCACGTTCTCACGCAGGCGCAGCAGCCCATGGTCCTCCAGCAGGTGCAGCGCACGCGACGCATTGCTGGGGTCCGACGGAATGGTGACCTGCGAGCCCTCGGGCAATTCCGCGAGCTGTCGATACTTCGTCGAGTACAGCGCCAGCGGCTCCAGATGCACGGCTCCGGCGCTGCTCAGCGACAGCTTCCGGTCCGCGGCGAAGCGCTCCAGATACGGCACATGCTGGAAGTAGTTCGCATCGAGCTGCCCATCGGACAGCGCGATGTTGGGCTGCACATAGTCGGTGAACTCGACCACCTCGATGCGCACGCCGTCGCGCAGTGCCACGGGCACCGCCGCGCGAAGAATCTCCCCATGGGGCACGGGATTGACGCCGACCTTGAGGGTGGGAACGCCCGGGGCCTCGCCCGTGGCGGGAGCTTCGGACTTCTTGCAGCCCGTCCCCACCAACAACACGGCGGAGATGGCGGCGAAAGCCAGGGGAATCAGCAGGAACGATGAGGGTGGCTTCATGGGGTGTGGAATCCAGACAGGGGGGGCGCGGCGCGAACATCACCGCCGCGCGGATATTTCAGTCGTGCGCGCGATGAGGCGCGGAGCTCGTGTGGTCGAACCGGGAGGCCAGGCCATCCCCCAACCACTGCACGAGCTGCACCAGCGCCAACAGCACGGCGAGGCAGCCCAGCATGACGTCGGTGCGGAAGCGCATGTAGCCGTACTTCACCGCGAGGTCTCCCAGCCCACCTCCACCCACGGCTCCCGCCATGGCGCTGTAGCCGAGCAGGCTGATAA
Encoded here:
- a CDS encoding MetQ/NlpA family ABC transporter substrate-binding protein, with protein sequence MKPPSSFLLIPLAFAAISAVLLVGTGCKKSEAPATGEAPGVPTLKVGVNPVPHGEILRAAVPVALRDGVRIEVVEFTDYVQPNIALSDGQLDANYFQHVPYLERFAADRKLSLSSAGAVHLEPLALYSTKYRQLAELPEGSQVTIPSDPSNASRALHLLEDHGLLRLRENVGAAATVQDVVGNPRKLELREIDAEQQPRTLEDVAAAVINGNYFLEAQKHLKLDAKVLASESSARNPYANVIVVRKGDDARPEVRVLLKALQSAEVRKFIEANYGGAVVPAF